A single window of Archangium gephyra DNA harbors:
- a CDS encoding DUF6232 family protein, which yields MMERESWLASRRHSKSMLRVVPSLPPEPLTPSGERVLVTAEGIRLTSERLEVAGGSWRLEELRGFRTRHEAPGLKLPLLVGAAAALVVPSLMLQPGSFRVTAALVVAMALVFASIVRLVVAADTYWLTVRTADGERQVLRCQDHQLFARLVEALGEVLERPEPRPPPSVRRLVLVR from the coding sequence ATGATGGAGCGTGAGTCCTGGCTGGCGTCGCGGCGGCACTCGAAGTCCATGCTGAGGGTGGTTCCCTCGCTTCCACCGGAGCCGCTCACCCCCTCGGGTGAGCGGGTGCTGGTGACGGCGGAGGGCATCCGGCTCACCAGCGAGCGCCTGGAGGTCGCGGGCGGCTCGTGGCGGCTGGAGGAGCTGCGGGGCTTCCGCACGCGGCACGAGGCCCCGGGCCTCAAGCTCCCGCTGCTGGTGGGCGCGGCGGCGGCGCTGGTGGTGCCCTCGCTGATGCTGCAGCCGGGCTCGTTCCGGGTGACGGCCGCGCTGGTGGTGGCCATGGCGCTCGTCTTCGCCTCCATCGTCCGGCTGGTGGTGGCGGCGGACACCTACTGGCTCACCGTGCGCACCGCGGACGGCGAGCGCCAGGTGCTGCGCTGCCAGGATCATCAGCTCTTCGCCCGGCTGGTGGAGGCCCTCGGCGAGGTGCTCGAGCGGCCCGAGCCCCGGCCTCCGCCCTCCGTGCGCCGGCTCGTGCTGGTGCGCTGA
- a CDS encoding M90 family metallopeptidase, whose amino-acid sequence MPGLLRTLQRHRLRRRPFPPGWLDFLARRVPFFRELPTELRPRFLELLKLFAWEKEFIGAGGFTITDEVRVVVSATAVRLVVHLDFSYYDRLREVIVYPDAFRIPDRTGVVLGEAKNWGTVILSWQSVLAGLADPRDGHSTATHEFAHVLDREDGAFDGTPELRQYSHYRAWAAVMGEHFHKLREGQSAERQVLDDYGGLNEAEFFAVATESFFEKPRQMREKTPELYAELKRFYGWDPAPGT is encoded by the coding sequence ATGCCCGGCCTCTTGCGTACCCTCCAGCGCCACCGACTGCGCCGCCGCCCGTTTCCTCCCGGGTGGCTCGACTTCCTGGCGCGGCGCGTCCCCTTCTTCCGCGAGCTCCCCACCGAGCTGCGCCCGCGCTTCCTGGAGCTGCTCAAGCTCTTCGCCTGGGAGAAGGAGTTCATCGGGGCCGGCGGCTTCACCATCACCGACGAGGTGCGCGTGGTGGTGTCGGCCACGGCGGTGCGCCTGGTGGTGCACCTGGACTTCTCCTATTACGACCGGCTGCGCGAGGTCATCGTCTACCCGGACGCCTTCCGGATTCCGGACCGCACGGGCGTGGTGCTCGGCGAGGCGAAGAACTGGGGCACCGTCATCCTCTCGTGGCAGTCGGTGCTGGCGGGGCTGGCGGACCCGCGGGACGGGCACTCCACGGCTACGCACGAGTTCGCCCACGTGCTGGACCGGGAGGACGGCGCCTTCGACGGCACGCCCGAGCTGCGCCAGTACTCGCACTACCGGGCGTGGGCTGCGGTGATGGGCGAGCACTTCCACAAGCTGCGCGAGGGCCAGTCCGCCGAGCGTCAGGTGCTCGACGACTATGGAGGCCTCAACGAGGCCGAGTTCTTCGCCGTGGCCACCGAGTCCTTCTTCGAGAAGCCCCGGCAGATGCGGGAGAAGACGCCCGAGCTCTACGCGGAGCTCAAGCGCTTCTACGGGTGGGATCCAGCGCCCGGAACGTAG
- a CDS encoding PTS sugar transporter subunit IIA has translation MRFTDYLSEDCICPDLTARDRGGVLHELAGLLAARTQAPQQQLEEQLVARERLSSTAIGEGVAIPHCRSERLRKMTACVAVDREGVDFGARDGRPVRLFVTLASPTHAPGTHLSVLARIATLMRDARLRQALVEARSAPAIRELLVRAEDAYLASQARSADASQHASVP, from the coding sequence ATGCGCTTCACCGATTATCTGTCGGAGGACTGCATCTGTCCGGACCTGACGGCCCGGGACAGGGGGGGCGTGTTGCACGAGCTGGCCGGCCTGCTGGCGGCGAGGACGCAGGCGCCCCAGCAGCAACTGGAGGAGCAGCTGGTGGCCCGGGAGCGTCTCTCCAGCACGGCCATTGGCGAGGGGGTGGCTATTCCCCACTGCCGCTCCGAGCGGCTGCGGAAGATGACGGCGTGTGTGGCCGTGGACCGCGAGGGGGTGGACTTCGGCGCGCGGGATGGGAGGCCGGTGCGGCTCTTCGTGACGCTCGCCTCGCCCACGCACGCGCCGGGGACGCACCTGAGCGTGCTGGCGCGCATCGCGACGCTGATGCGGGACGCCCGGTTGCGGCAGGCGTTGGTGGAGGCGCGCTCCGCCCCCGCCATCCGCGAGCTCCTGGTGCGGGCCGAGGACGCCTACCTGGCCAGCCAGGCGCGCTCCGCTGACGCCAGCCAGCACGCCAGCGTCCCCTGA
- a CDS encoding GNAT family N-acetyltransferase, with the protein MSETKPPSSRKKKDTLEVRVRRIHRRDLNRAWEFLKLVFRDVNRETVEYQRPRSKRRFLEVYSSEWIEQLVYEVNGDIVGYSECAFEATGDDNWVNPRWFEKRGMRPLFVEELAVHPDYQGRGVGSFIMEQLQHLARTRGCTHLVLEVAENNESALSWYRARNFYKLDAAIFLAQKVPGEPDLLPPRRIKPRSASTGGTPTTGLMPEEVSGPSLLSKKPRARRPATGSARKKAASAPVPEDAE; encoded by the coding sequence ATGAGTGAGACGAAACCTCCCTCCTCGCGCAAGAAGAAGGACACGCTGGAGGTGCGCGTGCGGCGCATCCACCGGAGGGATCTCAACCGGGCCTGGGAGTTCCTCAAGCTCGTCTTCCGGGACGTCAACCGCGAGACAGTGGAGTACCAGCGGCCCCGCTCCAAGCGGCGCTTCCTGGAGGTGTACTCCTCGGAGTGGATCGAGCAGCTCGTCTACGAGGTGAATGGGGACATCGTCGGCTACTCCGAGTGTGCCTTCGAGGCCACGGGAGACGACAACTGGGTGAACCCGCGCTGGTTCGAGAAGCGGGGCATGCGGCCGCTCTTCGTCGAGGAGCTGGCGGTGCACCCGGACTACCAGGGCCGGGGCGTGGGCAGCTTCATCATGGAGCAGCTGCAGCACCTGGCGCGGACGCGGGGCTGCACGCACCTGGTGCTGGAGGTGGCGGAGAACAACGAGTCGGCGCTCTCGTGGTACCGGGCGCGCAACTTCTACAAGCTGGACGCGGCCATCTTCCTGGCCCAGAAGGTGCCCGGAGAGCCGGATCTGCTGCCCCCGCGCCGCATCAAGCCCCGGTCCGCGAGCACGGGGGGCACGCCCACCACGGGCCTCATGCCCGAGGAGGTGAGCGGACCCTCGCTCCTGAGCAAGAAGCCCCGGGCCCGGCGCCCGGCCACGGGGAGCGCCCGGAAGAAGGCGGCCAGCGCGCCCGTACCGGAAGACGCGGAGTAG
- a CDS encoding saccharopine dehydrogenase family protein yields the protein MNPSTNPTPRWLLYGATGYTGVLIAEEAVRRGHKPVLAGRSRQKLAPLASRLGLDSVAVGLDDMRGLVSALEGLPLVVHAAGPFVHTSEPMVQACLAAGAHYLDITGEIPVFENTFRHDAEAKRRGVVLMSGVGFDVVPTDCLARYVADKVPGAHELELAIASTSPPSAGTVKSMLEGLPAGNLVRRGGQLQPWPMGQGVRRVRFSDKERTVVPIPWGDLATAWHSTGIPNITTYLAQPAAVAHALRFTFPAFRRLVAVEAVREQLAKLVEARVQGPDETLRQRSRSQVWAEARAPDGRRAEAVLETPEAYAFTARATVRAVEEVLAGARRGAFTPAQALGADFVLSVEGVRRMDLPT from the coding sequence GTGAACCCTTCGACGAACCCGACTCCCCGTTGGCTGCTGTACGGCGCCACCGGCTATACCGGTGTCCTCATCGCCGAGGAGGCCGTGCGCCGCGGCCACAAGCCCGTGCTGGCCGGCCGCTCGCGCCAGAAGCTCGCCCCCCTGGCCTCGCGGCTCGGACTGGACTCGGTGGCCGTGGGCCTCGACGACATGCGCGGCCTGGTGTCCGCCCTGGAGGGCCTGCCCCTGGTGGTGCATGCCGCCGGCCCCTTCGTGCACACCAGCGAGCCCATGGTGCAGGCCTGTCTCGCCGCGGGCGCCCACTACCTGGACATCACCGGCGAGATTCCCGTCTTCGAGAACACCTTCCGCCACGACGCCGAGGCGAAGCGCCGCGGCGTCGTCCTGATGTCCGGCGTGGGCTTCGACGTGGTGCCCACCGACTGCCTCGCCCGCTACGTGGCGGACAAGGTGCCCGGAGCACACGAGCTGGAGCTGGCCATCGCCTCCACCTCGCCGCCGAGCGCCGGCACCGTGAAGTCCATGCTGGAGGGCCTGCCCGCCGGAAACCTCGTGCGCCGGGGCGGCCAGCTGCAACCGTGGCCCATGGGGCAGGGCGTGCGCCGCGTGCGCTTCTCCGACAAGGAGCGCACCGTCGTCCCCATCCCCTGGGGAGACCTGGCGACGGCCTGGCACTCCACCGGCATCCCCAACATCACCACGTACCTGGCCCAACCGGCGGCCGTGGCCCATGCCCTGCGCTTCACCTTCCCCGCCTTCCGGCGGCTGGTGGCGGTGGAGGCCGTGCGCGAGCAGCTGGCGAAGCTGGTGGAGGCGCGCGTCCAGGGGCCGGACGAGACGCTGCGCCAGCGGAGCCGCTCCCAGGTGTGGGCCGAGGCGCGCGCGCCGGACGGACGGCGGGCGGAGGCGGTACTGGAGACGCCCGAGGCCTACGCCTTCACCGCCCGTGCCACGGTGCGCGCGGTGGAGGAGGTGCTGGCAGGAGCGCGGCGGGGCGCCTTCACCCCGGCCCAGGCCCTGGGCGCGGACTTCGTGCTCTCCGTCGAGGGCGTGCGCCGCATGGACCTGCCGACGTAG
- a CDS encoding methyl-accepting chemotaxis protein, whose amino-acid sequence MTFKRKVFLLPVVATLFLLGILGVSVVVGQDAARLSRRISDGYTPALATARSLESLAASLEGGLREAYPGRDAARQAVLRQQAKAFEEELARAEGNPVLEASRLKSLDEAFDGFWAQGQRALELAARGEPEAEAAFAQAMERSVTLKQLLRGTSEWASAGLERSFDEMRVLQRGRQAWVISMVVLCMVALWGLSLWLVRGVVGPLSRLTEVTTRIATEGDLTQRIDVDSQDELGELARGIEALVTRLRTVPVTLEGVLGELTEAAERLTEASQRQLTFLSHQSRSLSEAGSTMSEIAQTSNLAASRAEMVLRVAAQADAFSASGRQSIESSAQGLQQLRERVDALMRSVAHLSEQAARAGEIIGSVRDLADQSNVLALNASIEAARAGEEGRGFAVVAREMRALSGQSVQSTQRIGKILLEINQAIRRAVSIAEQDSQQMEAGIIQVMTSADRLKEITTVVHESSQAAKQIVASVTQQNAGIAQMTNVMTTLSQMMGDVVESTMNAEESVMRMNATLARLKQVATSFRV is encoded by the coding sequence ATGACGTTCAAACGGAAGGTCTTCCTCCTGCCGGTGGTGGCCACCCTCTTCCTGCTGGGCATCCTCGGGGTGTCGGTGGTGGTGGGCCAGGACGCGGCGCGGCTGAGCCGGCGCATCTCGGATGGGTACACCCCGGCACTCGCCACGGCCCGGAGCCTGGAGTCGCTGGCGGCTTCGCTCGAGGGCGGCCTGCGCGAGGCGTACCCGGGGCGGGACGCGGCCCGGCAGGCGGTGCTGCGGCAGCAGGCGAAGGCCTTCGAGGAGGAGCTGGCGCGCGCGGAGGGCAACCCGGTGCTGGAGGCCTCGCGGCTGAAGTCGCTGGACGAGGCCTTCGACGGATTCTGGGCCCAGGGGCAGCGCGCCCTGGAGCTGGCGGCGCGGGGGGAGCCGGAGGCGGAGGCGGCCTTCGCGCAGGCGATGGAGCGCTCGGTGACGCTGAAGCAGCTGTTGCGCGGCACGAGCGAGTGGGCCAGCGCGGGGCTGGAGCGCTCCTTCGACGAGATGCGCGTGCTGCAGCGCGGGCGGCAGGCGTGGGTCATCAGCATGGTGGTGCTGTGCATGGTGGCGCTGTGGGGGCTGTCGCTCTGGCTGGTGCGGGGCGTGGTGGGGCCGCTCAGCCGGCTGACGGAGGTGACCACGCGCATCGCCACCGAGGGAGACCTCACGCAGCGCATCGACGTGGACTCGCAGGACGAGCTGGGCGAGCTGGCGCGGGGGATTGAAGCGCTGGTGACGCGGCTGCGCACGGTGCCGGTGACGCTGGAGGGCGTGCTGGGCGAGCTGACGGAGGCGGCGGAGCGGCTCACCGAGGCGAGCCAGCGGCAGCTGACGTTCCTCAGCCACCAGTCGCGCAGCCTGTCGGAAGCGGGCTCGACGATGAGTGAGATCGCCCAGACGTCGAACCTGGCGGCGAGCCGGGCGGAGATGGTGCTGCGGGTGGCGGCGCAGGCGGACGCGTTCAGCGCCTCGGGGCGCCAGTCCATCGAGAGCAGCGCCCAGGGGTTGCAGCAGCTGCGCGAGCGGGTGGATGCGCTGATGCGCAGCGTGGCGCACCTGTCGGAGCAGGCGGCGCGGGCCGGGGAAATCATCGGCAGCGTGAGGGACCTGGCGGACCAGTCGAACGTGCTGGCGCTGAATGCCTCCATCGAGGCGGCGCGAGCGGGGGAGGAGGGGCGGGGCTTCGCGGTGGTGGCGCGGGAGATGCGGGCGCTGAGCGGACAGTCGGTGCAGAGCACGCAGCGCATCGGGAAGATCTTGCTGGAGATCAACCAGGCCATCCGCCGGGCGGTGTCCATCGCGGAGCAGGACAGCCAGCAGATGGAGGCGGGCATCATCCAGGTGATGACGTCGGCGGACCGGCTGAAGGAGATCACCACGGTGGTGCACGAGAGCAGCCAGGCGGCGAAGCAGATCGTGGCCTCGGTGACACAGCAGAACGCGGGCATCGCGCAGATGACGAACGTGATGACGACGCTGTCGCAGATGATGGGCGACGTGGTGGAGTCCACGATGAACGCCGAGGAGTCGGTCATGCGGATGAACGCGACGCTCGCGCGGTTGAAGCAGGTGGCCACCAGCTTCCGCGTGTAG
- a CDS encoding RICIN domain-containing protein, with the protein MLKKTMTLFASMAMLAGCGDVTIDTMGQSNAGSSDAAPLPQEPVGHTQDELNNGTSTTSLFPEVVRILTYYSSTGNYYTCTATAISEDTLLTASHCVKVGNEVAQWVKVDNADGDNNNTEGSYSNYIVMSKDLYSNVYYSGSQGESTYKRDLALVKFGKRTFSKYLPFTYKTNLVTTGTTVTMVGFGGETTKAYGTRPISATTNTANGSDYGYFNIVSDTATQPYTEGGDSGGPLLYLENGQYYVVGVLMGGSISGSTKYHVYPALTQAVYNHMARFMTLKDKYCIEAFRHSYDSAWGGSWAFCVTGSINVNLDASGFSDGYNAYAHGNDSTWNDEISAFTIPTVMTGTFYQHSNFGGSAVTFVNVFPFLDNSVVNNLKDFSFNDLISSWSILATDSASIVKVQLQNAKTGKCIDVVNGNPANGTNAQIWDCTSGNNNENFTLVETSTANVYLVKNSQSGTCLDVSGGNSANGTNIQMWQCDSNNPNQLFRFEQFPGQNKFHMINTHTNKCVDVAGGGTTNGTNIQLWECLSSSNASVNNQVFSFKMY; encoded by the coding sequence ATGTTGAAGAAGACGATGACGCTGTTCGCCTCGATGGCCATGTTGGCCGGCTGCGGAGACGTGACGATCGACACGATGGGCCAGTCGAACGCGGGCAGCAGCGACGCCGCTCCACTTCCGCAGGAGCCCGTCGGTCACACGCAGGACGAGCTCAACAACGGCACCTCCACGACGAGCCTCTTTCCCGAGGTGGTGCGCATCCTCACGTACTACTCGTCCACCGGGAACTACTACACCTGTACCGCCACGGCGATCTCCGAGGACACCCTCCTCACCGCCTCGCACTGCGTGAAGGTGGGCAACGAAGTCGCGCAGTGGGTGAAGGTCGACAACGCCGACGGTGACAACAACAACACCGAGGGCTCGTACTCCAACTACATCGTGATGTCGAAGGACCTGTACTCGAACGTCTACTACAGCGGCTCCCAGGGCGAGAGCACGTACAAGCGCGACCTGGCGCTCGTGAAGTTCGGCAAGCGGACGTTCAGCAAGTACCTGCCGTTCACCTACAAGACGAACCTGGTCACGACCGGCACCACCGTGACGATGGTCGGGTTTGGCGGCGAGACGACGAAGGCGTACGGCACGCGCCCCATCAGCGCCACGACGAACACCGCCAACGGCTCGGACTACGGGTACTTCAACATCGTCTCCGACACCGCCACGCAGCCCTATACCGAGGGCGGTGACTCGGGCGGTCCGCTGCTCTACCTGGAGAACGGCCAGTACTACGTCGTCGGCGTGCTGATGGGCGGGAGCATCTCGGGCTCGACGAAGTACCACGTCTACCCCGCGCTGACGCAGGCCGTGTACAACCACATGGCCCGCTTCATGACGCTCAAGGACAAGTACTGCATCGAGGCCTTCCGGCACTCGTACGACAGCGCCTGGGGCGGCAGCTGGGCCTTCTGCGTCACCGGTTCCATCAACGTCAACCTCGACGCCTCGGGCTTCTCGGATGGCTACAATGCCTACGCCCACGGCAACGACTCGACCTGGAACGATGAGATCAGCGCGTTCACCATCCCCACCGTGATGACGGGCACCTTCTACCAGCACAGCAACTTCGGTGGCAGCGCGGTCACCTTCGTCAACGTGTTCCCGTTCCTCGACAACTCGGTCGTCAACAACCTGAAGGACTTCAGCTTCAACGACCTGATCTCCTCGTGGAGCATCCTGGCCACGGACTCCGCGTCCATCGTGAAGGTCCAGCTGCAGAACGCGAAGACCGGCAAGTGCATCGACGTGGTCAACGGCAACCCGGCCAACGGCACGAACGCTCAAATCTGGGACTGCACGAGCGGCAACAACAACGAGAACTTCACCCTCGTCGAGACCTCGACGGCCAACGTCTACCTGGTGAAGAACTCGCAGTCGGGCACGTGCCTCGACGTCTCGGGTGGTAACTCGGCGAACGGCACCAACATCCAGATGTGGCAGTGCGACTCGAACAACCCGAACCAGCTCTTCCGCTTCGAGCAGTTCCCCGGGCAGAACAAGTTCCACATGATCAACACCCACACCAACAAGTGCGTCGACGTCGCGGGGGGCGGCACGACGAACGGCACCAACATCCAGCTCTGGGAGTGCCTGAGCTCGAGCAACGCGTCCGTCAACAACCAGGTGTTCTCGTTCAAGATGTACTGA
- a CDS encoding Rpn family recombination-promoting nuclease/putative transposase, giving the protein MSGPHDLFARYTFGHPERAAAELRAVLPAQVVSEVDWASLRREPVSVVDPELRETESDLLFTARLRTGQPLLLYVLLEHQSSVDRWMALRMLRYVVRQVERWRQEHPERTRLPVIIPLVMYHGADGAWTAPRRVEELFELPGEQREQWRALVPRFEYLLDDLTAEREEALRARSGPPLARLAWLVLRYGRTQELARKLPDWVALFAQVQADAEGAEHLVVVIRYLLWVGDKAVHTAARRVLHSVLDEQRAEVLMGSWAEEMIEQGVQKGLARGRQEGLQEGLLRGRAEGILRILTARGVHADETARQRILTCTDMTTLDRWFDRALNATTLSDVLDDRAQ; this is encoded by the coding sequence ATGTCTGGACCGCATGACCTCTTCGCTCGTTACACCTTCGGCCACCCAGAGCGGGCCGCCGCTGAATTGCGCGCCGTGCTGCCCGCGCAGGTCGTCTCGGAGGTGGACTGGGCGTCCCTACGGCGAGAGCCCGTCAGCGTGGTGGACCCGGAGCTGCGCGAGACCGAGAGCGACCTGCTCTTCACGGCGCGGCTGCGCACGGGTCAGCCGCTGCTGTTGTACGTGCTGCTGGAGCACCAGTCCTCGGTGGACCGGTGGATGGCGCTGCGCATGCTGCGCTACGTGGTGCGCCAGGTGGAGCGTTGGAGACAGGAGCACCCGGAGCGCACGCGGCTGCCGGTCATCATCCCGCTCGTCATGTACCACGGGGCGGATGGAGCCTGGACGGCGCCGCGCCGCGTGGAGGAACTCTTCGAACTGCCAGGGGAGCAGCGGGAGCAGTGGCGAGCGCTGGTTCCGCGCTTCGAGTACCTGCTGGATGACCTGACGGCCGAGCGGGAAGAGGCGCTGCGAGCGCGCTCGGGTCCGCCGCTGGCCCGGCTGGCGTGGCTGGTGCTGCGCTACGGACGTACCCAAGAGCTGGCCCGGAAGCTACCGGACTGGGTGGCGCTCTTCGCGCAGGTGCAGGCAGATGCCGAGGGCGCCGAGCATCTGGTGGTGGTCATCCGTTACCTGCTGTGGGTTGGAGACAAGGCGGTCCACACGGCGGCGAGGCGGGTGTTACATTCGGTGCTGGATGAGCAGCGAGCGGAGGTGTTGATGGGAAGCTGGGCCGAGGAAATGATCGAGCAAGGGGTCCAGAAGGGTCTGGCCAGGGGCCGGCAGGAGGGGCTGCAGGAGGGGCTGCTCCGAGGCCGTGCCGAGGGCATCCTGCGGATCCTCACCGCCCGTGGCGTGCACGCCGACGAGACAGCCAGACAGCGCATCCTCACCTGCACGGACATGACCACCCTCGACCGCTGGTTCGACCGGGCCTTGAACGCCACCACCCTCTCCGACGTGCTGGACGACCGCGCCCAGTAG
- a CDS encoding sulfite exporter TauE/SafE family protein, with product MMMLGIAASLLIGVSLGLLGGGGSILTVPLLVYVLGVEPKTAIAMSLLVVGITSASAVVVHARAGRVRWRTAFVFGAGGMSGAFLGGRLAQWVAPGLLLLLFSTIMVAAAVAMLRRKEAPAVPGDAEQAPVLLPVPRVLAQGAAVGVLSGLVGAGGGFLIVPALVMVGLPTQAAVGTSLAVISLQCFAGLLGHLGHVELPWGLTAAVVGTAVGGSFLGGRLAGRVSPRALRKGFAVFVLGIACVMLAAQVPPSVREGMAPLLATPWPWLGLVGVVGAVTLPYALLLFRGNRGNTVDP from the coding sequence ATGATGATGCTCGGGATCGCCGCCTCGCTGCTCATCGGGGTGTCACTGGGGCTGCTGGGCGGCGGCGGCTCCATCCTCACCGTGCCCCTGCTGGTCTACGTCCTCGGCGTCGAGCCGAAGACGGCCATCGCCATGTCGCTGCTGGTGGTGGGCATCACCAGTGCCTCGGCCGTGGTGGTGCATGCGCGGGCCGGGCGGGTGCGCTGGCGCACCGCCTTCGTCTTCGGAGCGGGAGGCATGTCCGGCGCGTTCCTCGGCGGGAGGTTGGCGCAGTGGGTGGCTCCGGGGCTGCTGCTGCTCCTCTTCTCCACCATCATGGTGGCCGCCGCCGTGGCCATGCTGCGGCGCAAGGAGGCTCCCGCGGTGCCCGGTGACGCCGAGCAGGCGCCGGTACTGCTGCCCGTGCCGCGCGTGCTGGCGCAGGGCGCCGCCGTGGGCGTGCTGTCGGGACTCGTGGGCGCTGGAGGGGGCTTCCTCATCGTCCCCGCGCTCGTGATGGTGGGGCTGCCCACCCAGGCGGCCGTGGGCACCTCGCTCGCCGTCATCTCACTCCAGTGCTTCGCCGGACTGCTCGGGCACCTGGGCCATGTGGAGCTGCCGTGGGGACTCACCGCCGCCGTGGTGGGCACCGCCGTGGGAGGCAGCTTCCTGGGGGGACGCCTCGCGGGCCGGGTCTCGCCACGGGCGCTGCGCAAGGGCTTCGCCGTGTTCGTGCTCGGCATCGCCTGCGTCATGCTCGCCGCGCAGGTGCCGCCTTCGGTACGGGAGGGGATGGCGCCGCTGCTCGCCACACCGTGGCCCTGGCTCGGACTCGTGGGGGTGGTGGGCGCGGTGACGCTGCCCTATGCGCTGCTGTTGTTCCGGGGCAACCGGGGGAACACGGTGGACCCGTGA
- a CDS encoding rhodanese-like domain-containing protein: protein MSALYEKGTPHAEGYRDVDVSAVAGEKNEVRLVDVREPSEFDGLLGHILGARLVPLSTVEQEAGSWPRDAALVMVCRSGARSGRAAAQLVRQGFQRVMNLRGGMLAWNEAGLPVVRAEHPPALQVADVLDTLLARMRELGGGVPASLPRGLLQGHGGAPTHAQLLGMLELLRAAGQAAVKDPGAWEGMLRECRDLLAVSRPESSAA from the coding sequence ATGAGCGCACTGTACGAGAAGGGCACTCCGCACGCGGAGGGCTACCGGGACGTGGACGTGAGCGCGGTGGCCGGGGAGAAGAACGAGGTACGGCTGGTGGACGTGCGCGAGCCCTCGGAGTTCGACGGACTGCTCGGGCACATCCTGGGCGCGAGGCTGGTGCCGCTGAGCACGGTGGAGCAGGAGGCCGGAAGCTGGCCACGGGACGCGGCGCTGGTGATGGTGTGCCGCTCCGGAGCGCGCTCGGGCCGGGCCGCGGCGCAGCTGGTGCGCCAGGGCTTCCAGCGGGTGATGAACCTGCGAGGGGGAATGCTCGCGTGGAACGAGGCGGGGCTGCCGGTGGTGCGCGCGGAGCACCCGCCCGCGCTCCAGGTGGCGGACGTGCTCGACACGCTGCTCGCGCGGATGCGGGAGCTGGGCGGTGGAGTCCCCGCGTCCCTTCCGCGTGGACTGCTCCAGGGCCACGGCGGAGCGCCCACGCATGCCCAGCTCCTCGGCATGCTCGAGCTGCTGCGGGCCGCGGGACAGGCGGCGGTGAAGGACCCTGGCGCCTGGGAGGGAATGCTGCGCGAGTGCAGGGATCTGCTGGCCGTGTCGCGCCCGGAGAGCAGCGCCGCATGA
- a CDS encoding MBL fold metallo-hydrolase → MIFRQLFDQETWTYTYLIADETTREAALVDPVFEQVERDLQLVKELGLKLTLVLETHIHADHVTGAGRLRELTGARVAASAAGAPCVDRPVKEGEELELGGLRIQVIATPGHTDDSVSFRVGHKLFTGDALLIRACGRTDFQNGDAGQLYDAITRKLFTLPDETEVYPGHDYAGQTVSTIGEEKRHNPRLAGRSREWFIEFMNNRKLAPPKKLDIAVPANRACGKPAPATQAMS, encoded by the coding sequence ATGATCTTCCGTCAGCTCTTCGACCAGGAAACGTGGACGTACACCTACCTCATCGCCGACGAGACGACGCGCGAGGCGGCGCTCGTGGATCCAGTGTTCGAGCAGGTGGAGCGAGACCTCCAGCTGGTGAAGGAGCTGGGGCTGAAGCTGACGCTGGTGCTGGAGACGCACATCCATGCGGACCACGTGACGGGAGCGGGGAGGCTGAGGGAGCTGACGGGGGCGAGGGTGGCGGCGAGCGCGGCGGGAGCGCCGTGCGTGGACCGTCCGGTGAAGGAGGGAGAGGAGCTGGAGCTGGGCGGGCTGCGCATCCAGGTGATCGCCACGCCGGGGCATACGGATGACAGCGTGAGTTTCCGGGTGGGCCACAAGCTCTTCACGGGGGACGCGCTGCTCATCCGGGCCTGTGGCCGCACGGACTTCCAGAATGGAGATGCCGGGCAGCTCTACGACGCCATCACGCGCAAGCTCTTCACGCTGCCGGACGAGACGGAGGTGTACCCGGGCCACGACTACGCGGGCCAGACGGTGAGCACCATTGGCGAGGAGAAGCGCCACAACCCGCGGCTGGCGGGCAGGAGCCGCGAGTGGTTCATCGAGTTCATGAACAACCGCAAGCTGGCGCCGCCCAAGAAGCTGGACATCGCGGTGCCGGCGAACCGTGCGTGCGGCAAGCCCGCGCCCGCGACGCAGGCGATGAGCTGA